The sequence below is a genomic window from Poecile atricapillus isolate bPoeAtr1 chromosome 15, bPoeAtr1.hap1, whole genome shotgun sequence.
AGCAGCATCTACTGACTGTCATGCCTCCAAGGGTACCCagcctgtgccctgcctggggctgtctCATGGGTCCATGGCCCCAGCTGTCCCTGTACTCTGGCTTCTCCACTTTGGGAGGTGTTCAGAGCACGTgttcagagcagagctgttgAGGTGCAGCTGTGTCCATGTCCCATCAGAGCAGAAgtggtccctgctccctgctctgcaatGGCCAGGGGACAAACAGGCTGCAGTGCGTGCCCATACACCAGCATCACCCAAACTCCTCCTTACCTCTgccctcccagcctggccatggCACCTTGCCCACAGCAGAAGCCTGAAGGGGCTTTCAGCAATGCAACTGACATGCCCCAGTCCCATGCCCCTGCCACATCCCTCCCCACCTGCTCAAAGCTGggttcctgctcctgtcctgttttccccTGGCACTTCCTGCTCTCCACAGGTCTCAAGGGGCCCTGTTCCTCCTGTacctgcctgctcctgctcccagcccctgggatcaGAGCATGTCCCTCCTGCCTGAGAGGGGctggcacccccagagcccctgcCCTTagcaggggacagagcagagccatACCTGGGACTGAGTGAGCCCTCCACcttgcccagcactgcccagtgcCTGCTGCTGGTTCCCCCTCTCTCTGCGGTGCAGGtgcaggctgtgccagcaccacAGTTCCACAGCAGTTCTCTCTGCTCTATGTGTGCCAGGAGGGATCCAGTGGGCACTGAAGACTGGGATAGGACACTGCTCCTGTGTCCCATCCATGCTCACAGTGGTGTGGCTCTGGGAGTGctgctcagcccttggcccagCTGCTCACAGGTCACCAGTGACCTGGAAAGGAGCTGTGGATGTGTCAGCCATGGGCCatgagcccagcactgccccggGAGTCTCCCCCAAGCTGAATTGTTCATGCTCAGCACTCCCACAGTCCTGAAACTGTGCTGCCATGAGAAGGAGTAGCTTGGCTTGGCCAGCCCCCACTCCAGCAAGGGTTTAAATCCCAGCCCATAGCCCAGAAGCACATTGATCGCAGTGCAATGCTGGGCCACCGCACCCTTCTTCTggtgctcctggcacagctcaccctggcccagcagcacagccccagggaccaGGGCACTGCCCTCACCTTCACTGCATCCCCACACcgggccctgcagggacactggAGCCCCACTGCCCCGCCTGCCCCCCCCAAAGTGGGTGAGTGTCCGGCGGGGGCGAGTGGAGCCCCTTGGCGCCCCAGACTGTTTTGCCTCTCCGACCATGGCTGCCCTGGTGCTGAGAAGTGCTGCCAGATCGGGAAGGTCTGGACCTGCCTCCTGCCCGTGACAGGTACTGCTGCTAACCCCAAGGGATGCCAGCACGAGGATCAGGCAATGGGTGGGATGTGGGCTGGTGCCTGTGTTAGTGCCCCTGCAGCAAGCCCTGCTCCCTGGGACACGGCTGCATGGAGCATCTCCCTCTGCAGAGAGCCCGGGCTACTGCCCCCATGCTGGCAGTGCCATTGGGCCAAGCTGTGGGACAAGATGTCACAACGACACCACATGCCACTCGGGGGAGAAGTGCTGCACCCGTGGCTGCTGCACCCGCTGCACGCTTGCTGAGCCAGGTGAGGTGTCCTGGAGATCCCCATGGCAGGCTGAGGATgccctggggcagccccaggggtCTGCAGCCCCCACCACACTGTAGGGGAGTTGTGGGCAGTGGGGCCAGGCTGGCTGCATGCCAAACCCTGAGTCTTCCCTCCAGCCAAACCTGGGTTCTGCCCTCGGAAGCGtgcccagagagctgctgcctgccccaaCCACTGCACCGATGACCGGGACTGCCCTGGAGAGCACAAGTGCTGCTTCTCTGGCTGTGGGTTGGCCTGCACCCCTCCAGACACAGGTACAGCCCTGCTAGACCTCTCTGATCCCCACATCCAGCCCACACTGGCGCTAGCCCAGCTCCCCGCTGGCAGAGCCCAGCGTGTGCCCGGCCGTACTGCTGGACAAGCCACGGCGGCTGTGCCCGGCCAAGTGTGCAGCTGGTGGCATCCATCCAGGCCCCAGGGAGtgtgtgctgctggctgtggctcccagtgccacacGCCTGCTCTggccacagccccagctctcaggAGCCCCTTGCCAAGAGCTGGACCTCAGagtgctgtgggaagggatCCCCATGCCCAGCTCCTCCGTGATGGGTGGGAGATGGCTCTGAGTACATGAAAGGCTGAACCCCCTCCTGACCCTCCCTCCTGCACCCCCCCTCtgactgtgctgctgcaaaCAGAGCAAGGGCTATCTTTCACCACTCCAGCTACCAGCTGGCATCCCATATTGGGCTGTGACTGGTCCCACTGGGTGAGACTGGTATGGGTGTGAGGCTGTGAGGTCATCATGGTGCTCTGGGAAGGAAGACGGAGGCgcagaacagggacaggatggaGACCGAGGCTATGCCAGGAGCAGGACTGGGGACAGaatcctggcacagctgcaccCCTCACTGTCACCAGGGAACCACCATGACACAGTGAAGCCTGGCCTGTGCCCCATGGTGCTGCGGGGCTCCTTGGGgccctgcctggagctgtgtgaCACCGACAGTGACTGCACTGGGGACAACAAGTGCTGTACCACCGGCTGTGGCCACATCTGCAAACCACCCATCAAGGGTAAACCATCAGCACCCTGTGGGGCCAAGACCCCTGTGGCCCCTCCCTACCTGTCACCTCTGGGGACTGACTGAGCTGCTGTCCAGTGGGGCAGGAGCTCAGTGAGGAGCTCACccctgcaggcagggcagcTCCCCCACCCCAGAAGGGTGCCCTGAGCCCCCTTTCTCTCTCCACATGTGCCAGCGTGGCCAGGtctctgtccccctgcagcAGAGGGTGATGGGGCAGCCAAGTGCCTCCTCCTGTGCTTGCAGGACAAGGACTGTCCCCTTGGCCAGAAgtgctgcctgcagggctgcagccgAGTCTGCGTCCACCCACTGTGGGTTATGTCCCCTCCAGCCTGCTGGGTCCAgcctggaggggacagaggggggtGGGAACACCCCAGGGCCCCCAGTCCCTCTGACAAGGAACACTGAGGCATCCTCCCTGACCACCTCACATGCCTCTTCCAGGTACAGCATAGCCATGGCCAGGAAGGGCTGCACCAGGAGCTGCCATTTCAGAGTCATCCCCCACCCCACTGCCATTGTGGGCTGAGCAGAGATGCACCCCACACCTCTCCCTGTGCTGGACCCTCTGAACTGGCAGGATGGCACCAGCATTGACTCTGATGCTTCTGGTCAGGGTCCCTGGCATCCCCAGCCATGCCATTAAGGGCTGCACGCTGCCTGAATTATGCCATGGCCAAGATTCCTGCATGAGGCAAAACCCTGCATCCACAATGGCCCCAGCTGCTCCACAGCACTGAGACAGAATAAACCATCCCACAGCCACCTCTGCTCTGGATCAGTATCCCTGTTCTGTGCTCTGGTTCCCAGAGGCGCTGGCAGCCTGGGCTTCGTGCAGGCAGGGAGGTGCAGGCAGCCATCCCTGCAGGCAGGtgctgccccagggcagggagagggtcCCAGTTCCATGCAGGTGACTTCCAGCCATCATCATTCCATGGTAACCCTCCTGCTGGCCTGGGGGCTGTATGATGTCCCCTCAGCAGTCATGGACTGGAAAACCAGTTCCCTCAGATTCCTTGTGCCAAGGAAGGGCTCATTTGCATCCCAGAGTGTGAAAACCTTGTGGGAAAAGCAGTCACAAGTCAGGACAGATGGAGCACCCGGACAAGGAAGGGGACTGGGAGAATCACTAATGTGCCAGGGGCCACAGCAGGACCTGCTTCCTTATGATGCTGGACCCCAAGCAGTCCCATGCATGGAAGCTACACttggctgaggagcagcaccaTGGCAGTAGAGTTGTTAGAACCTCTTGTGCTGCTCCCACTGCCATGCCAGGAGCCATGGGGTCTATCCACAGCCCCCACTCCAAGGAGTAGAGGGGTGAGTGTGGCTGGAAGGAAACCCAGAGAGGGACTGGCAGCCAGCTCCAGCAAGGATGGGGTGGTGCAACATGGGGGTCAGTGCCTGATCCCACCTGgccttcccagccccacaggtcATTCTGACCCCAAAACAGAGCTTGGCCAGAGATAAGCAGGATGGCTGGCGGGGCGCCGGCGGGTTCTGGGAActgcccctcctcctgcccctcctgcccaTAGCACAACCAGCTGCCACAGCAGGCAGCTCAACTTCAGCTGCCCTGGCACTTCAGGCACCCTTGCCACAGACTTTAAACCaagccccagctcagctccagacATTCACAACACCCCTGGCACCACCATGAGCCCAGGagttttcctcctcctgggcctcctcatcctcagggCAGAGCCGAGTGTAACACCAGAGAAGGGCGGTGAGTACCAGGAGTCAACCCCGGCAGCTGCCAGGCACAggcagcctgggagcagctccctgcatcCCGGCCcccgtgtccctgctgtgtcccctctgtccctgcccagcattTGCTGACAGGGACAGTGTCCCAGCTagctgcagcacctgcaccgCAGCCCTGCTGCCTGGGGGACCCTGTCCCCACCCCGGGGTGCAGGGACATGTGTGCATGCCCTCAGCCCCGGGGGCACCCCCTGcaccccacaggcacagcagctcccagaggtACCACgagcagcaggggctgtgctgtgtcctgggcacagcccctgctgccagcccctgccctgggacaATGCCTGGGGCGGTGGTGCCCAGCTGCGGCGTGGCTCTGCCCACACCGGGACCACAGCCGGTGCCTCTTTGTTTGAACCAagcagctgctgtttgcagTGAAACTCCGGCGGCGTCTGTTTGCAGCCCAAACACCCGGCCCGGACGGGCGGCTGGCAGAGGCGGCTCCCCCCGCagccccagctggcagcaggagccggGCACAGGCACCAGCTGGAGCTCGCCTGTACCAGAGGCAGGGCTGTACCAGGTTTCCAGCATGGCCAAGAGGAGCACAGGGTgccaagaggaggaggagaaggaacagGAGGAGACAGCTGCAGTGAGGAGTGTGCTGCTTGCAGTGAGgatgcctgcagcagcaggatgctcaGGAATAGGTTCTGACCTCCAGCTGGTGCTGGCTTCACCCTGACAGGACCAGTGACACTCCTCGTGGAGTCTGTGCCACACCGCACCATGACATGccatgctgtgctgtgccacactGTGCTGTTCCATGTAGGTCTTGATGTGTCCAGCAGCCCCGGCCATGATGCAGAGAAGTCTCCAGCCCCTGGGCTGCAGTCCCTGCTCCGATTCCTTGGCCCCTGCAGAAAGAGCCACATCCTGCTTCCCTAGGGATGGAGGATAAGGGGCTCTGGCACTGTCCTGATATTGCCATCCCAACGCAGGGGACCTGCAGAAACCGGGGAGGTGTCCACGGGACTTCATGCGCTGCTTGCGCCTGGACTCCCCACTCTGTGCCAATGACTCCAGCTGCCCCGCTGGGCTCAAGTGCTGCCACTGGGAGTGCCGGCTCCGCTGCATCCCCCCGGCAGAAGGTACAGCACCGCGCTACAGCCGCTGACACCACCTCTGTCCCGAGGCAGCTGGCACCCTtctccctgtcccattccctgtgCAATCCCCATTGCTACGGAGCAGCTCCCTGCTAGCAGCCTCCTGGCCGTCGCTGGGATAtgtggatgggatgggacacagGAAGGGGTGCAGCCAGGGCGAGGCACAGGAGCATGGCAGGGGCAGGTTTCTTGGTGCTGCCCTAGGACAGTGCCGTGCAGCCTCACCTCTCGGCCCCTCGGCGCTGCAGAGAAGCCCGGTGCCTGCCCGGCAGCAGCCCCGGAGAGGCTCATTGCCgcctgctccttcccctgcctggAGGACAAGGACTGCCTGGGAGCGCAGAAGTGCTGCCCGCTGGGCTGCGGCTCTGCCTGCTTGGAGCCGGCGCAGGGTAAGGACTCGGGGGGACGGCTGGGAGCCCTGGCTCACCCCAGGGAATCCTGTGTGCCACAGTTGTCTCCCTGACGCCCTGGCCCCTGGGGCAGCACACGCAGCTTTCCCTGCACCGGCAGCTCCTGACAGCTGCCGGGAAAACCCAACGCCGGGACGTGGCCGCAGGCACCAGGAACGTGCGGG
It includes:
- the LOC131585176 gene encoding WAP four-disulfide core domain protein 3-like isoform X1; the protein is MLGHRTLLLVLLAQLTLAQQHSPRDQGTALTFTASPHRALQGHWSPTAPPAPPKVGECPAGASGAPWRPRLFCLSDHGCPGAEKCCQIGKVWTCLLPVTESPGYCPHAGSAIGPSCGTRCHNDTTCHSGEKCCTRGCCTRCTLAEPAKPGFCPRKRAQRAAACPNHCTDDRDCPGEHKCCFSGCGLACTPPDTGNHHDTVKPGLCPMVLRGSLGPCLELCDTDSDCTGDNKCCTTGCGHICKPPIKGKPSAPCGAKTPVAPPYLSPLGTD
- the LOC131585176 gene encoding WAP four-disulfide core domain protein 3-like isoform X2, whose amino-acid sequence is MLGHRTLLLVLLAQLTLAQQHSPRDQGTALTFTASPHRALQGHWSPTAPPAPPKVGECPAGASGAPWRPRLFCLSDHGCPGAEKCCQIGKVWTCLLPVTESPGYCPHAGSAIGPSCGTRCHNDTTCHSGEKCCTRGCCTRCTLAEPAKPGFCPRKRAQRAAACPNHCTDDRDCPGEHKCCFSGCGLACTPPDTGNHHDTVKPGLCPMVLRGSLGPCLELCDTDSDCTGDNKCCTTGCGHICKPPIKGTA